In Bacillus thuringiensis, the DNA window TGTACTTGTGGAATCATTGCTGCTGTGAAAAGTGCTGCTCCAGCTACTGCTGTATAAATGAAACGTTTTGATTTTTTACTCATGTTTGTAAACATCCCCTTCTTTTGTTGTTTTTTGTGATTTATATTAGAAACATTGTCTAACTTGGAACGATTTTCAAATGTTTTCCATGCTTGTTCTACATCAATTTTGATTTCTTGTGGTGAATTTGCAGATTCTTCATCTAGCATTACGTTTTCCCATTGATTTAATTTATTGATTTCTACTAATAAATCTTGGCATGCTTCACATGTATCTAAGTGCTTTGTGAATTCCTTTCTTATATCATGAGAAAGTTCTCCATCAATATATGTTTGAATAAACCCGATATCATAACATTTCATTTGTTATGCCTCCTCCATTTGTTTATAAATTTTGCGGAATTTCATTTTGGCTCGGACCAATAATGTTCCAATAGAAGATATTTCAATTTGAAGTACTTCTGCAATTTCTTTATATTGAAAACCAGAGAATTTCATGAGTAAAAGGGTTCGTTCTCGATCATTCATTTTATTTAGTATCGTTTGGACCTTTGTAATTTCTTCTTTTCTTATCCAATCATCGTCTAATGATGAAACATTCTGTACTTCATGGTATTGTATTTCTTTATCAATCTTCGCTTGCTGCCTCTTTTCAGATCGAAAATGGTTATAAGCTATATAAGTAGAAGATTTAATCAGCCATCCCGGTATGTTTTCAATTACTTTCCAATCGCTACGATATAATTGTAAAAATACTTCTTGTGCTAACTCTTCAGCGATAGATTGATCTTTAACAATCCATATAATCTGTTTCACAGCATAAGCATAGTACTGCTTAAATAAATCTTCAAAGGTCATATCAGAAGCATGACTTTCTTCATTTTCCATAGTTAACATATTAGTTTAAACCTCACTTTCAATTTGATACCTGTATTATAGAGAAACCGGAAAAACGGATTTTGTGACAGTTTTTCTAGTTATTTTTTATTATGTACTAAAAAAAGCATTCATCTGATTAAAAGATAAATGCAAAAAAGGAAATGAAAGCATAAAACTATAACTCTTGCAGTAGTTGTCTATTAGTGTATAAGAAAACAGTTAGTTTGTTGCCAAATTGTATCTAAACGTACAATTTTCTTTTTTCTGAATCAGAATCTTGCCTTAAAGAAGATAAATTTTCAATGGATGATTACCATGAATATATAGATAAAGTTCATCAATATATTTATAGAAAGGAGGAATTCAAATGAAGAGAGATGATAAGATTGGTCACTAAGAGAAAAGCTGTTGTAATAACAACTTTATCTTAGGGGAATGTAGCTCATTTTTTGTTTTGGTATATTTTACTTCTTCTATTTTTATGAATATGTATAATTACATAAAATTTCAGAGAAAAAGAGAGTATACTTTCATATTGTGTAATAAAGATAAAGCCCGCCTACGGAAATAGGCGGGCTTTTTGAACATATAAAGAAAAGACAACTTTTAAGGTGCCTTCCTTCGATTCAAAACATTGTACGTTTCATAATACGTGTGGACTCTCATCCGAATATTATTTTACTAGGTTAAGTTTTTGTGATAATAACCTTTTTTAATTGGAATGAACCAGAGTAGTGCATCACTTTATTTTTAAGCATCTTTCTCAACAAATGTGAATATTTTCATTATCCTTTTCACTACAAAGGGTAGCAATTTAGAAGCTAAAAATGCAAGCACGAAAGCAATTCCCCATGTTTTCATCCACGATTTGAGAAATAAAGTTGTATACCCAACATTCATTGAGACCATGACGAAAGAGATAATACTAGATATACCTAAAATCATAAAGAGATTAAAAATTATTGGTTCAAATTTTTTATTGATTTTCAAAATTAACACCTATTTTCTATATATGCTTTGCTGCCCGATTTCACCAACATCTAATCTTACAGTTTGAAATCTAGGTTGTCCAGTTTGTTTTACTTTGCTGCAATAGTAATTATTGAGACGTTTACTAGTTTTGCTGGAATAGGATCTCATGATATTGCTATCCACACCTAAATGAAAATTTTAAGTTTTTTATAGCATCGAATTTCATTTTGGGCAAATGTAATACCGCATCTTTAAAGTATTAATTACACTTGAACTTCTGTACATTGCGGAAGGATTTTTTTATGAAGAAAAGACACTCATATAAAAGTGTCTTTTCCGATAGTTTTTTAGCAGAAGCAAGAAGCTCCAACGATGATTAATAAAATAAACAATACAACTAATAAAGCAAATCCTCCGGCGAAGCCACAGCCGCCACAACTACCACCAAAGCCCATAACAGTTCCTCCTTTAAATAGGAGGGGGAAAACAAAGGATCACTCATGTGTTTTAACGGATTCCATTTACTTTATGTATTTATGGATGAATGGAGCAGGTCCTTTTCAAAATAGATTTATTCTTAGAAGGAGTTCAACGGCAAAACAGGAGAATCTATATTATTCTTTAAGAGCGAATAAATGAAAAATAAACTATCTAAAAATATAGATAGAAATCCGCTTTTATACCTTTCACTAAAATAATAATAGCATTATATATTATAAGGAATACTTGTCCTTAATTGTAAATGAAAGGGGGGAATTGATATGAGTTATGGCTATGGTCATCCTCCTAAAAGATGTTGTGAACATCACAATGAAACTTTATCAACGGGTATATTACGTAGACATTCCGCTACGTTATTTCTTACTGTGGATGCTATGAATGTTGATCCCGATGATACTCGTAGAGTAACTGTTGAAATGTTTGATTGGTCATCTGGTTCTCCGGTATTGTTACCATTAATAGACCCTTCAACACAAACATTGCCACCTAATCGATATGTTACTTTTCGTTCAGCAGCTCTTCCTCCAGCACTTTTTGCTTATGAAGTAAGAATCATTCGTCCGAAAGATAGAGATGTTGTTACGAATGTTTTTGGTCTTAGTGCAATCGTATTTAACCCACAAGAAGGAAATAATGTTTTACAACATGATTTAGCAAAATTAGACCTTAAATAGATTTTATAAAAGTCTATTTATTGGGCATCATGAAACAAAAGAGTCGGATTACATCCGACTCTTTTGTTTGACATCAATTATATTAGAAATTTAAAAGAAATCTTTCATCATTTTAACATCTTCAATATTCACCATCACACCTTCAACTTTATCTTTCTTCTCATCTTTAGCAATCGTAATTTGCTTCTTATTATCAACCCACACAAGAAACTCATCTTTTGAGTCATCTTTATATGTAACGGTTATAGTAGAATGCACAGATTCTTTCTTTTTTTGATCTAATGTGATTGGTTTAGAGGTACCTTTTTGAACTGCTGAAACGATAGATTTTATCATGTCTTCGTTATCTGTTTGGGATTTGGAAGTAGTATTATTGGTTGTTTTGAGTATTTCAATGTATTTTGTGTATGTTCTTGCTTAGTTTGTGAAGGTTTATCTGTAGCCGAGGTGCTTGTACAACCAATTAAAGTGAAAGATAGAGCGGTTAGAGCGCATATAGATATGATTTTCCCCATAATATCCCTACTTGGTTTAATTATAACTATTTTCTGTAAATTTAGGTAGTTATTGCAAGGAGAAGGTGTTTTAAAGGGGTAAATTATGTTATTCATTCTCTATTAAAATCAAAATTCAAATAACTTTTTTCATATTTTATGTTTAACATTTCGAAAATGGGTGTACTACATATAATATAACAAATAATTCATTTTAAAGGAGGAAGTTAAAGATGGAAACGAAGTATAGTAAACCTTTTGTATATGAATTTATTACGGAGAAAGAGGTCATGAATGCAGCGAATGATCTAGTGAAGAAAGGAATAGACCAAAAAGATATTTACGTATTAACACACGAGAAAGAGAGGACAGATAGAATCGCAGACAATGCAGACGTGAATACAATTGGTATAAAAGAGGAAGGACTTGGGACAAGTATTATTAATGTCTTTCAAAAAACGGGAGATCAGTTAAGAAATAAGATGCAGGAGTTAGGGCTTAATGAGGAAGAAGCGAACTTCTATGAAGAAAAGCTGGATGAAGGGAAAATCTTGTTATTCGTTAAGGATTTAGAAAGAGTCGGTGAATGGTTACAAGAAAGAAGATGCACGTATTCTATTTAAATTTGTATCCTATAAATCTATTACGAAAAGGAGATTGGAAATATGAGTGAGAGCGGGCTAAAAGAACAAATTACGGGTAAAGTTGAAAAGAAAAAGGGACAAGTGAAAGAAGGAATTGGTGAAATTACAGAAGATAGAGAGTTGAAAAATGAAGGGAAGTGGGAGAAGACGAAGGGAACTATAAAAGAAAAAGTCGGAAAAGTGAAACAAAAGATAAGTGATGGATTGGATAATAAAGAATAATACATGTTTATCAAGCTTTGGTTAAACACCAAAGCTTGATAAATCCATTATAAAAATATATAGGGGGTCTAATTGTGGGACTTATTATTACGTGTATTGTAGGTGGACTTATTGGTGCGTTAGCTGGAATGATTACGGGAAAAGACTTTCCTTTAGGTATAGTTGGTAATGTGATTGCTGGTTTAATCGGATCTTGGGTTGGTAGTGCATTATTTGGACATTGGGGTCCTGAATGGGGAGGCATTTTTGTTCTTCCAGCGTTATTAGGTGCAATCGTCTTTATTTTAATCGTTACATTCTTCTCTAGAATGCTACGGAAAGCGTAAGTATGATAATGAATAGTAATCTTAAGCTTATTATATATAGCTATAAAGTTAATAAACTGATAAATATACATAAAAAAGCATCCAATTAAAATAATATGGATGTTTTTTTAATGTAATCTACATAGAAATGAGTGAAGGATGAAGAACCCCCACTCATTGAAATTACAATTTCTATTATGTATTAAACCATCGTTACTTTTTCACAATTATTTATTCTTACGACCTGCCTCGGTTCTATATGAGATAAGTCCTCGCTATTACCTATATCAACTACAATTGTATTCGTTAGTATGTTAATAATGGAACCAACTAACGTTGTAGCATGATCGTGTCGATAAGAAAATTGAACAAAATCTCCCTTGTTAAAGTTGTGCTCTTCCATAGATAGATCCCCCTAAAAATAATGTTTATACATTATACATACACAAATTTATAAGGTTTAAACATTTGGTAGTATTTTTTTAGTGTTAAGCTGAGAAAGGTGTAGAAAATTTATTTATAATGAAAATGAAAAAATATGTTTAAAACTAATTTTTATGGGTAATTAAATAGTAATAGTTTGAGATAAGGGGGCGGAAATGATGAATTTGGCAATAAATATTTTGCAAAATGATTTAGGTTATACAGTACAACTTAATGGTGAGATTGATGCGTATACGGCATCAGATTTAAAAAATAAGATTATGCCTATTGCAAGCGAGAAAGAGGTTTATATCGTAGTAGATTTTAACAAGGTAGATTATATGGATAGTACCGGTTTAGGTGTTTTTATAGCACTATTAAAAGCAGTTAAGAAAAATGATGGAAAGCTAGAGTTTATCGGTGTATCTAAAAGATTAAAAAGATTATTTGATATTACAGGGTTAACAGAAATATTAAACTTGAATTCCGATTTTGAAAAAGTAGAAAGAAGGTGACTAGGGATGATGGAGAAATTTGAAAAGATAGAAATGAAAATTCCTGCAAAGGCAGAATATGTGGCTATTATTCGTTTAACAATGGCTGGTGTTGCGAATCGAATGGGCTTTGCTTATGACGATATAGAAGATATGAAAATTGCTATTAGTGAAGCATGTACAAACATTGTACAACATGCATACAAAGAAGACGTTGGAGAAATTGCAATTGTCTTCGGTCTATATGAAGATCGATTAGAAATTATGGTTGCGGATAATGGGGTTAGCTTTGATTTTAGCAGCTTAAAAAGGAAAGTTGGTCCGTATGATATTAATAAACCAGTAGAGAACTTGCCGGAAAATGGTTTAGGTTTATATTTAATCAATACGTTAATGGATGATATACAAATTATGCATGATGAGGGCATGACAGTTTTAATGACAAAATATATACAAAGAGAGCAGGTGGAGAATGATGGAAATCCAATCTCAACCTACAACTCTTACTAAAGAAGACGTTATTAAACTAATTGCAGAATTTCAACAAAACCAATGTGATGAAGCGCAAGAAAGGTTAGTTGAGCATTATAAAAATCTCGTATATTCCATTGCATATCGCTATTCAAAAGGCGGGCCAATGCATGAGGATATTATACAAGTAGGAATGTTAGGGCTCTTAGGCGCAATAAGAAGGTATGATTATTCGATAGGGAATGCTTTTGAGCCGTTTGCAATACCTACGATAGTAGGAGAAATAAAGAAGTATTTACGTGATAAAACTTGGGGCATTCACGTTCCAAGGCGGATTAAAGATTTGGGCGGGAAAATCAAACTTGCGATAGAGGAACTAACAGATCACCTACAGCGTTCACCGAAGATAATAGAAATCGCAAATCATTTAGGACTATCCGAAGAGGAAGTGCTAGAAATTATGGATGCTAAAAATAATTATCGAGTATCTTCCTTAGATGATGTAGTTGAAAATTCATCTGATGGAAGTTCGGTAGCGAGAATTGAATCTGTAGGTGAAGTAGAGCAAGGATATGAACAGACAGAAAGGCGTCTCATTTTAGCGGATATTTTTAACGTATTAAATGAGACAGAAAAGAGTGTTATTCATTATATATTTGGAGAAAATTTAAATCAAAAAGATACAGGGGAACGGTTAGGTATTTCACAAATGCACGTTTCTCGTATTAAAAGACAAGCGATAAGTAAGTTGAAACAAGCAGCATTTTTAGATACATAAAAATTAAAAAATTATGTTTAAAACATGAGAAAAGGGGTAGTTATTAAGTATAGGAGGAGATATGAAAATGTCACACGATGTGAAAGAACTAATCGAAGGATTGAATGAAGATTTAGCAGGAGAATACTCGGCAATTATTATGTATAACCATAATGCAGCTACGGTTTCTGGTATATATAGACAAGTATTAAAGCCTTTCTTTGAATCTGAAATTAGTGATGAACAAGGACATGCCCTATATTTAGCGGAGAAAATTAAAACGCTAGGTGGTACACCTACTACGATCCCTTTACCAGTGAAACAAGTAGAAGATGTTCGAGAAATGTTAGAATACGCTAGACAATCAGAATATGAAACAATTAAGCGTTATGAAACGAGAAAAGAACAGGCAGCGAAATTAAATATGACAGAGTTAGTTGTAAAGTTAGAAGATATGATTGCAGATGAAACAAATCATATGGAAGAATTAGATCGTCTTTTAAATGATAAAGCAATGGTGTTAAATTAAAAGTAGAAATTTATAGAGTGAAAGAACAAATTCCTATTTCTAGGGGTTTGTTCTTTTGTTGTATAAATATGTTTGAGTAAGAAATTTTCATTTTGTAATTGAGTATGTAATACTAGAAAAATAGAAAATGATAGTAGATTTACATTTTAAATAAGAAAAGGGGAAATAACTTGTGTCCATTTTAATTGTTGATGATAATCCGGTTAACATATTTGTAATTGAGAAGATTTTAAAACAAGCCGGATATCATGATCTTGTATCGCTCAATTCTGCACAAGAGCTCTTCGAATACATACAGTTTGGAAAGGATTCTTCCAGGCATAATGAAATTGATTTAATACTATTAGATATTATGATGCCTGAAATTGATGGACTTGAAGTTTGTAGGCGATTACAAAAAGAGGAGAAGTTTAAAGATATCCCTATTATTTTTGTTACAGCTTTAGAGGATGCAAATAAATTGGCCGAAGCTCTTGATATGGGGGCAATGGATTATATTACGAAACCTATAAATAAAGTTGAATTATTAGCACGTATGCGTGTAGCGTTACGCTTGAAATCAGAATTAAATTGGCATAAAGAACAAGAAGAAAACCTTCGGAATGAATTAGATTTAGCTACGCAAGTACAAAGAAACTTATTAAGTAGCCCATTAAGAGAAGATCATATAAAAATTGAAGCAAGTTACTTACCTTCATTTAAACTAGCTGGAGATATGTATTATTGGTATAAAATCGATGAAAATCGCTACGGTATTATATTATTAGATGTGATGGGACATGGTGTATCTGCTTCATTAGTTTGTATGTTTATTTCGTCTGTATTACGTGAAACAATTAAATGTTTAATTGATCCAGAACTCGTTATTAAAGAATTAAATAAATATATGACCCTTTTACATAATGAAAATGATAATATTCCCTATTATTTTACGGCGATATACTTAGTTGTTAATACAGAAGATAGAACAGTTGAATATGTAAATGCAGGGCATCCTTCTGGATATGTTTTAGTTGATGAAACAAATGTAGTTGAACTAGATCGCGGGAGTTGTGCGGTAGGATTTTTTGATGAAATAAAAGTTAAAAAGACAGTTATACCTTTTGAGAAGAACGCTCAAATATTATTGTTTACAGATGGTGTTCTTGAAGTAATTGCAAATGATGAATTTGAGTCTGAAGAGAAATTACGTGCTTTTACAGAAAGAAAATGGGGAGATTTAGAAGAAGAGATAGAGGGATTTTATAAGGAAGAACAGAAGAAAGCGCAATCAGATGATATGTGTCTAATTATGATACAAACGAATGCGAAATAAAAAGCGTATGAAATCCAAACAGAGGATTTCATACGCTTTTTATTGTATTTTTTGATAGATTTGTTCACTAGCATTAAATTGGGTATAATGCGGCATTATATTTGAAAAACGAAGAGTTTCTTTATTTCCTAAACATAGAAATCCATTGTGACTTAAGCTTTCATAAAATAGTTGCTGCACTTGATTTTGAAGTTTACTTGTAAAGTAAATTAAAACGTTACGACAAAGTATAATATGAAACTCGTTAAAAGATTGATCGGTTACTAAATTATGCTGTGCAAAAATAATGTTTTGTAACAGTGAAGGATTAAAATAAGCGAAACGATTATCTGTTGAATAATAGTTAGAAAATGCTTGTGTACCGCCAGCTTGTAAATAGTTTTTCGTATAAGTTTGCATTTTATTTAACGGAAGGATGCCTTGTTTTGCTTTTTCTAACACATTTGTATTCATATCTGTTGCGTAAATAACAGCTTTTTCACTTAATCCTTCTTCGTGAAGTAAGATGGACATTGATAATACTTCTTCACCAGTTGCGCATCCAGCATGCCAAATTCTAATTTCAGGTTGCTTTTTCAATTCAGGAATAACATGCTCTCTTAGCGCTTTAAAAAAAGCAGGGTTACGGAACATCTCAGTTACATTAATGGAGAAATCATTTAATAACTGTTCTAAAACCCCTTCCTCATGAATTACTTTTTCAATTAATTTTGAAATGGTAGGGATATTAGAGAGCTGCATTCGATTACAAATCCTTCTATAAATAGAAGTGCGAGCATATTGGCGAAAATCGAAGCCAGATAGTTTAAATACCGCTTCCAATAGTAATTCAATTTCTAAGTTCGTGCGCTTATCCATATCTACAGATGGATCAAAATTATAATACTTATTTTCCACTTAAACTAAACCTCACTTATTTTATTAACCATACACTCATTACTGAATAGAGTTGATGTAAATTTAATGGTTTACTTATATAATCTGAAGCGCCAGCAGATAAACATTTTTCTTTATCATTTGGCATTGCTTTAGCAGTTAATGCGATAATAGGTATTTCATGTAACCCTAAGTTCATTCGGATATGTTCCATCGTTTCATAACCGTCCATATTCGGCATCATAATATCCATTAAAATAAGGTCAATATTTGTATTGCTTTTTAGTATTTCTAAACACTCTATGCCGTTTTGTGCAGTAATAATGTTGGCATGTTGTTTTTCTAATGCATTTTGTAATGCAAATATATTTCGATGATCATCATCGACAATTAAAATGGTTTTCTCTTGGAAGACGTTATTTGTTTCGGTAGTAACGATAGTTTCTTCAACAACTTCAGCAGGAATAACGTCTTCTATCGTTGCTGCGACTTCTAAATTGGATAACGGTATATCATGTAATCCATTTGGAAGGTTAGGAATATATACCGTGAAAGTACTGCCTTCTCCTACATTACTCTCTAACGTAATCCAACCACCTAATAATCTAGCAAACTCTTTACAAATAGATAACCCTAAACCTGTACCACCGTATTTTCGAATCGTTGCGCCATCTGCCTGTTGAAAGGCTTCGAAAATGAGTTGATGCTGTTCTTTTGCAATACCAATACCAGTATCTTTTACTGAAATTGTAATCCAATCTTTACTTATAGACTGCATATCATGACTTAAATTGGTTGTTTCTATTGAATCGAAATGTAAAGAAACGGATCCTTTTTCTGTGAATTTAAATGCATTGGATAATAAGTTTTTAATAATTTGTTCAATCCGTTTTGCATCTGTATAAAACAAATCTGGAATCGTATCACTGTCTTCAATAGTAAATTCGACATTTTTTTTTGCAGCTATATGTAAAAAGTTTTGATGCATATTGGCTGCCATGTCACTTATGTTCGTTGCTTCAAAGATGATGTCTAGTTTGCCTGCTTCTACTTTAGATAAATCTAGTATGTCATTAATTAAAGTAAGTAAGTCTTTCCCTGATGAATGAATGACAGTTGCTAGTTCAATTTCATCATCGGATAAATGATTGTCATGATTTTCTCTTAACATTTCAGATAATAGTAAAATACTATTTAACGGTGTGCGTAATTCATGTGACATATTTGCTAGGAACTCAGATTTGTATTTTGAACTACGTAACAACTCGCTTGCTTTTTCTTCTAATTCTGATTTAGTAATTTGTAAGTCAGCTGTCTTTTGTTCAGCTTCTTCTGTTCTAGACTCTAATTGTTCGTTCGTTGTTCGTAATTCTTCTGCTTGCATTTGTAGTTCTTCCGCTTGCGTTTGCAACTCTTCTGATTGAACTTGTAACTCTTCTGTCATTGCTTGTGATTCATGTAAAAGAGTTTGAATTCGCATACGTCCCATAATGCTATGGATTGTTAAACCTAGATTATCAACGGTTTGTTGAATTAAATCTTGATGTAAATCTGAAATCTCAGTTACACTTACTAACTCTATTACTGCGATCACTTCATCCTCAAATAAGATAGGGATGACTAGTAGATTTTTAGGACGTATTTCTAATACTCCGCTAGTGACATAACGAAACTCTTCAGGTATGTCTCGAAGAATAAAGCTTTGTTTTTCTAAAGCGCATTGCCCAATTAAACCTTCACCCATTTTAATGGATTGTTTTCCAATATCAGCACCTTGATCGGCGAAAGAAGCTTTTTTCACATAGTAGACAGTTTCTTCAACTTCTTCACGTACATAGAATGCACCGCAAGAGATTTGCGTTTTTTGTATCATTCCACTAAGAATTTTGTTACCTAACATCTCAATAGAAGGTACACCTTGATACATTAAAATTAATTCTGCAAGCTCGGTTTGTAACCACTCTCTTTTCGATATTTCGTCTAGTAGATGGTTCGTTGTATGAGCAAGATCTTTTATTTCATCATGTGTATTTACATGAATTCTTTCCGTAATTTTTTCTTTAGAAGAAATGGATGTAATAGCTTGAATAACATTTTTAATCGTTTTTGTAATGGAATTCGAAATATAGAGTGAAACGATAATAGAAATAAAAGAAAGTAAGAATAATAAACTGTATAACCAAATCTCTAATTTATTATTTTCAATATCTAATTGTGCAGCTCTTTTTTTCGTTAGTTGCTCCTCAGTGCTGCGGAAGTTAGTTACCTGCGATTGTAATGATTGAATTTGAGTCGTATCGATTGCTTGAACGTTATTATTATTGCTATTCGTAATGAGTGGATGAATCTCTTTATTAATCCAACTAGTAATGCTTTCATTAATCTGCTTTAATTTTTCTTGCTGAGAGGGGTTATCCTCTAATAGAGCAAAAAGATCATGATAATGTTTTTCGTAATCCTTTTCCGCAGCGTTAAGGGATTGAACATAATTTGCATTATTAGAAGTGATAAATCCTTTCGCTTTATTTTCAATTGTTAGCAATTCTTTCTCCACCTGATTCGTTAAGTTAAGAACTTTAAAATCGTGA includes these proteins:
- a CDS encoding CheR family methyltransferase; this translates as MENKYYNFDPSVDMDKRTNLEIELLLEAVFKLSGFDFRQYARTSIYRRICNRMQLSNIPTISKLIEKVIHEEGVLEQLLNDFSINVTEMFRNPAFFKALREHVIPELKKQPEIRIWHAGCATGEEVLSMSILLHEEGLSEKAVIYATDMNTNVLEKAKQGILPLNKMQTYTKNYLQAGGTQAFSNYYSTDNRFAYFNPSLLQNIIFAQHNLVTDQSFNEFHIILCRNVLIYFTSKLQNQVQQLFYESLSHNGFLCLGNKETLRFSNIMPHYTQFNASEQIYQKIQ
- a CDS encoding GlsB/YeaQ/YmgE family stress response membrane protein, which gives rise to MGLIITCIVGGLIGALAGMITGKDFPLGIVGNVIAGLIGSWVGSALFGHWGPEWGGIFVLPALLGAIVFILIVTFFSRMLRKA
- a CDS encoding SpoIIE family protein phosphatase — protein: MSILIVDDNPVNIFVIEKILKQAGYHDLVSLNSAQELFEYIQFGKDSSRHNEIDLILLDIMMPEIDGLEVCRRLQKEEKFKDIPIIFVTALEDANKLAEALDMGAMDYITKPINKVELLARMRVALRLKSELNWHKEQEENLRNELDLATQVQRNLLSSPLREDHIKIEASYLPSFKLAGDMYYWYKIDENRYGIILLDVMGHGVSASLVCMFISSVLRETIKCLIDPELVIKELNKYMTLLHNENDNIPYYFTAIYLVVNTEDRTVEYVNAGHPSGYVLVDETNVVELDRGSCAVGFFDEIKVKKTVIPFEKNAQILLFTDGVLEVIANDEFESEEKLRAFTERKWGDLEEEIEGFYKEEQKKAQSDDMCLIMIQTNAK
- a CDS encoding CsbD family protein; this translates as MSESGLKEQITGKVEKKKGQVKEGIGEITEDRELKNEGKWEKTKGTIKEKVGKVKQKISDGLDNKE
- a CDS encoding DUF2798 domain-containing protein; this translates as MKINKKFEPIIFNLFMILGISSIISFVMVSMNVGYTTLFLKSWMKTWGIAFVLAFLASKLLPFVVKRIMKIFTFVEKDA
- the rsbV gene encoding anti sigma b factor antagonist RsbV, encoding MMNLAINILQNDLGYTVQLNGEIDAYTASDLKNKIMPIASEKEVYIVVDFNKVDYMDSTGLGVFIALLKAVKKNDGKLEFIGVSKRLKRLFDITGLTEILNLNSDFEKVERR
- the rsbW gene encoding anti-sigma B factor RsbW, with the translated sequence MMEKFEKIEMKIPAKAEYVAIIRLTMAGVANRMGFAYDDIEDMKIAISEACTNIVQHAYKEDVGEIAIVFGLYEDRLEIMVADNGVSFDFSSLKRKVGPYDINKPVENLPENGLGLYLINTLMDDIQIMHDEGMTVLMTKYIQREQVENDGNPISTYNSY
- a CDS encoding methyltransferase, producing MEEHNFNKGDFVQFSYRHDHATTLVGSIINILTNTIVVDIGNSEDLSHIEPRQVVRINNCEKVTMV
- a CDS encoding YjcZ family sporulation protein; translation: MGFGGSCGGCGFAGGFALLVVLFILLIIVGASCFC
- a CDS encoding general stress protein, whose amino-acid sequence is METKYSKPFVYEFITEKEVMNAANDLVKKGIDQKDIYVLTHEKERTDRIADNADVNTIGIKEEGLGTSIINVFQKTGDQLRNKMQELGLNEEEANFYEEKLDEGKILLFVKDLERVGEWLQERRCTYSI
- a CDS encoding RNA polymerase sigma factor SigX; this translates as MLTMENEESHASDMTFEDLFKQYYAYAVKQIIWIVKDQSIAEELAQEVFLQLYRSDWKVIENIPGWLIKSSTYIAYNHFRSEKRQQAKIDKEIQYHEVQNVSSLDDDWIRKEEITKVQTILNKMNDRERTLLLMKFSGFQYKEIAEVLQIEISSIGTLLVRAKMKFRKIYKQMEEA
- a CDS encoding ATP-binding protein is translated as MNSKAKFSIRYKIMAGYLVIILFLLVSFIMLNNEISNLQKSRNFIIDHDFKVLNLTNQVEKELLTIENKAKGFITSNNANYVQSLNAAEKDYEKHYHDLFALLEDNPSQQEKLKQINESITSWINKEIHPLITNSNNNNVQAIDTTQIQSLQSQVTNFRSTEEQLTKKRAAQLDIENNKLEIWLYSLLFLLSFISIIVSLYISNSITKTIKNVIQAITSISSKEKITERIHVNTHDEIKDLAHTTNHLLDEISKREWLQTELAELILMYQGVPSIEMLGNKILSGMIQKTQISCGAFYVREEVEETVYYVKKASFADQGADIGKQSIKMGEGLIGQCALEKQSFILRDIPEEFRYVTSGVLEIRPKNLLVIPILFEDEVIAVIELVSVTEISDLHQDLIQQTVDNLGLTIHSIMGRMRIQTLLHESQAMTEELQVQSEELQTQAEELQMQAEELRTTNEQLESRTEEAEQKTADLQITKSELEEKASELLRSSKYKSEFLANMSHELRTPLNSILLLSEMLRENHDNHLSDDEIELATVIHSSGKDLLTLINDILDLSKVEAGKLDIIFEATNISDMAANMHQNFLHIAAKKNVEFTIEDSDTIPDLFYTDAKRIEQIIKNLLSNAFKFTEKGSVSLHFDSIETTNLSHDMQSISKDWITISVKDTGIGIAKEQHQLIFEAFQQADGATIRKYGGTGLGLSICKEFARLLGGWITLESNVGEGSTFTVYIPNLPNGLHDIPLSNLEVAATIEDVIPAEVVEETIVTTETNNVFQEKTILIVDDDHRNIFALQNALEKQHANIITAQNGIECLEILKSNTNIDLILMDIMMPNMDGYETMEHIRMNLGLHEIPIIALTAKAMPNDKEKCLSAGASDYISKPLNLHQLYSVMSVWLIK
- a CDS encoding ferritin-like domain-containing protein, translated to MSHDVKELIEGLNEDLAGEYSAIIMYNHNAATVSGIYRQVLKPFFESEISDEQGHALYLAEKIKTLGGTPTTIPLPVKQVEDVREMLEYARQSEYETIKRYETRKEQAAKLNMTELVVKLEDMIADETNHMEELDRLLNDKAMVLN
- the sigB gene encoding RNA polymerase sigma factor SigB, yielding MMEIQSQPTTLTKEDVIKLIAEFQQNQCDEAQERLVEHYKNLVYSIAYRYSKGGPMHEDIIQVGMLGLLGAIRRYDYSIGNAFEPFAIPTIVGEIKKYLRDKTWGIHVPRRIKDLGGKIKLAIEELTDHLQRSPKIIEIANHLGLSEEEVLEIMDAKNNYRVSSLDDVVENSSDGSSVARIESVGEVEQGYEQTERRLILADIFNVLNETEKSVIHYIFGENLNQKDTGERLGISQMHVSRIKRQAISKLKQAAFLDT